The Gemmatimonadota bacterium genome contains the following window.
TCGTCATGTTGCTGTTCGTCGTGCCGCGCTTCGCCGACCTCTTCGGGGGCGCAGGCGCGACGCTGCCCGCGTCCACCGCGCTCCTGCTGTCACTCTCTGCGTTCCCGGGTGACCACGCGTTCGCGCTGGTTCTCGGCCTCGTGGGAGTCACCATTGGAGTCGCGGCCATAGGCGGCTCAGTCGGGGGGCGGGAACTCGCATCCCGGGTGGTGCTAGCCGCGCCAGGGTTATCGCGCATTCGGCGAACCCAGCTCGGGGCACGCTACGCGCGCCTGGCGGGGACGCTGCTGGCGGGTGGTGCGCCGATCGGGGCCGCGCTACGACACGTGGCCGAGTCGTTCGGCGATCCGACAGCGCGGCGGGAGGCCGAGCGGGTGGCGGAGGCCGTCCGCGAGGGGTCGACGCTGACGTCCGCGCTGGCGGGCAGCTCGGTTTTCGCGGGTACGATCGCGCGCATGGCCGCGCTCGGCGAGGAGACGGGTCGTTTGGCGACCCTGCTGGAGCGCGCGGCCGACAGCCAGGAGAGCGCGCTGAGGCGAGACTTGGACCGCCTCACAAAGCTCTTTGAGCCGGCCATGACGGTCTTCTTCGGCCTGGTGATCGGGCTCATCGCCGTGGCCCTCCTTCAAGCGGTCTAC
Protein-coding sequences here:
- a CDS encoding type II secretion system F family protein, which translates into the protein MDVLRGLATLLEAGVPLPRALDEAESGSTGPNRAALAQIRAGIERGDSFAGALAAIPGWATGFEIALIQAGERSGDLAGAIGRVADQAERERELKSTLATAAIYPAVLAVVGGLSVLVMLLFVVPRFADLFGGAGATLPASTALLLSLSAFPGDHAFALVLGLVGVTIGVAAIGGSVGGRELASRVVLAAPGLSRIRRTQLGARYARLAGTLLAGGAPIGAALRHVAESFGDPTARREAERVAEAVREGSTLTSALAGSSVFAGTIARMAALGEETGRLATLLERAADSQESALRRDLDRLTKLFEPAMTVFFGLVIGLIAVALLQAVYGVNAGAFG